The window ATTAGCTGAAAAGAACAAAGAGAATTGGCACTATGGGATGCCATTTGAGCTTGAGACTGGAGAAAGAAACTTTCAATTTGGTGATAACTATTCAGAGTTAACAGGGGCTTATCTTTTAAATAAGATGAAAGAGGACGAAAAAGTTGCTGTTATAACAGCTGGAACACCAAGTGTTGTTGCATTTAATGAAGATTGTAGAAAAGAAGCTGGGAAGCAGTTTATTGATGTTGGAATAGCGGAGGAGCATGCGGTGGCTCTAGCATCTGGAATGGCGAAAAATGGAGCTAAACCTATATTTGCTGTTTACAGTACCTTTATACAAAGATGCTATGATCAACTTTCTCAAGATCTTTGTATAAACAATAATCCTGCAGTAATTCTTGTTTTTGGTGGAGGATTGACAGGATTTAGTGATGTAACACATTTAGGATATTTCGATACTCAAGTAGTTGGAAATATTCCAAATATGGTTTATTTGGCTCCGACATCTAAAGAGGAATATTTTGCGATGTTAGATTGGGCAATTGATCAAAATGAACATCCGGTTTCTATAAAAGTTCCATCTTTGGGAGTAATTCAAACTGAGATGCCATTAAAAAATAATTTTTATGATATCAATAGATATATTGTAACTGAATCAGGAAAAGATATTGCTATTTTAGCTTTGGGAGATTTTTATCAGTTAGGAGAAGACGTAAAAGCTGATTTAAAAGAGAAGCATGGAATAGATGCAACACTTATTAATCCTAGATTTATAACAGGAGTAGATGAACAATTATTAGAAACATTAAAAGAAAATCATAAATTAGTTATAACGTTAGAAAATAGTGTACTAAATGGTGGATTCGGAGAAAAGATAACTAGATATTACGGAGCATCAGACATGAAAGTCATAAATTTTGGTGGGAAGAATGAATTTACAGATAGATTAACTTCTGAAGAAATCTATGAAAATAATCATTTAAATAGAGAGCAAATTTTAGAAGATATAGTGCAGGTTTTTTCTAAATAAAAATTGATTATATAAAGCAAAAGATTACCTAGAGGTGAAACCCCCTAAGTAATCTTTTTTTAATATCCGTTATATGGTGTTGGTACCGGTCTATAGTAGTCATTGTTATTGTTGCTATTAGCTATAATTCCTCCAACAACGACAGCTCCAACAACTGCAGCTCCGATAGCTTCTCTTCTTCTTTTTTCTTTTCTGATCTCTCTTCTTATATCTTTTCTAACTT of the Cetobacterium sp. ZOR0034 genome contains:
- a CDS encoding 1-deoxy-D-xylulose-5-phosphate synthase, which encodes MILGKINSPKDLKNLTIKDLEQLCTEVRIALLNKLSTVGGHIGPNLGMVEMTVAMHKVFNSPIDKIVYDVSHQSYAHKMLTGRKHAFLNSNEYFSVSGYTNPDESEHDFFKVGHTSTSVSLACGLAKGRDLVGTKENIIAVIGDGSLSGGEAYEGLNNAAETGTNMIIVVNDNEMSIAENYGGLYKNLKLLRETKGKAECNFFKAMGLDYIYVEDGHSLESLISAFEKVKDTDKPIVVHVKTIKGKGYELAEKNKENWHYGMPFELETGERNFQFGDNYSELTGAYLLNKMKEDEKVAVITAGTPSVVAFNEDCRKEAGKQFIDVGIAEEHAVALASGMAKNGAKPIFAVYSTFIQRCYDQLSQDLCINNNPAVILVFGGGLTGFSDVTHLGYFDTQVVGNIPNMVYLAPTSKEEYFAMLDWAIDQNEHPVSIKVPSLGVIQTEMPLKNNFYDINRYIVTESGKDIAILALGDFYQLGEDVKADLKEKHGIDATLINPRFITGVDEQLLETLKENHKLVITLENSVLNGGFGEKITRYYGASDMKVINFGGKNEFTDRLTSEEIYENNHLNREQILEDIVQVFSK